A genomic window from Punica granatum isolate Tunisia-2019 chromosome 2, ASM765513v2, whole genome shotgun sequence includes:
- the LOC116195250 gene encoding amino acid transporter AVT1C-like, with product MKKVVSDQSLCIESEGEVEDNEKKAFERIEDDGKDSVSSWSSAELNSNQAGPGSYTNNWPQSYRQSIDLYSSVQSGIGILGTPTLSRLGSSFLSSSLIHRRSPEAQSSSLSKPLLPEPGLTEEKQQRQHRGSSHYLAPPLSSRASIRKDSSVAHELPISSDCSFGQATLNGMNVLCGVGILSTPYAAKEGGWFGVSILIFFGLLSFYTGILLRRCLDSKPSLQTYPDIGQAAFGTFGRVAISVILYIELYASCVEHIILESDTLSSLFPNAQVNFYGLSLDSHHVFALMTTLVILPTVWLRDLSLLSYLSAGGVIASFVVVMCLFWVGMIDQVGFHSERTVALNLGTLPVAIGLYGFCFSGHAVFPNIYTSMAKPSQFPLVLLASFGICTLLYLGSAVMGYLMFADSTKSQYTLNMPQSLMATKIAVWTTIVNPLTKYALTMSPVALSLEELLPSNHNSRVYAICIRTMLVISSLVVGLVVPFFGLVMSLIGSLLTMLITFILPCACFLSILRGKVTYSQGALCGIIIIIGVTSSAFGTYTALSKIIESLRS from the exons atgaagaaagttGTCTCAGATCAGAGCTTGTGCATTGAGAGTGAGGGGGAGGTAGAAGACAATGAAAAGAAGGCCTTTGAGAGAATTGAAGATGATGGGAAAGACTCAGTTTCTTCATGGTCATCCGCAGAGCTTAATTCAAACCAGGCCGGACCTGGCTCTTACACCAACAATTGGCCTCAGAGTTACAG GCAGTCGATTGATCTCTATTCGAGCGTGCAGTCTGGCATTGGGATTCTGGGGACGCCGACTCTGTCCAGATTAGGGAGCTCGTTCTTGTCCTCATCCCTCATCCATAGACGCTCTCCAGAGGCACaatcttcttctctttccaAGCCGCTCTTACCAGAACCAGGTCTAACGGAGGAGAAGCAGCAAAGGCAGCACAGGGGGAGCTCCCACTATCTCGCTCCTCCTCTTTCATCCCGTGCTTCCATCAGGAAAGACTCCAGTGTTGCACATGAGCTTCCCATCTCTAGTGACTGCTCATTCGGGCAAGCCACTTTAAATG GGATGAATGTGCTATGCGGAGTCGGAATCCTCTCAACTCCATATGCCGCCAAAGAAGGGGGATGGTTCGGAGTTTCCATTTTGATATTCTTTGGGTTGCTCTCCTTCTACACAGGCATACTTCTTCGTCGTTGCTTGGACAGTAAACCCAGCCTCCAGACTTATCCCGACATAGGGCAGGCTGCTTTCGGTACCTTTGGACGAGTTGCTATCTCG GTGATACTGTACATCGAACTATAT GCCTCTTGTGTTGAACACATTATCTTGGAGAGTGATACCCTGTCATCACTGTTCCCGAACGCTCAAGTAAATTTTTATGGACTTTCGTTGGATTCCCATCATGTATTCGCACTAATGACCACCCTCGTCATTCTCCCTACGGTTTGGCTCCGAGATCTTAGCCTTCTCAGTTATCTTTCCG CGGGAGGAGTTATAGCATCATTCGTGGTTGTCATGTGCCTATTTTGGGTCGGTATGATTGACCAAGTCGGTTTCCATAGCGAACGGACAGTGGCTCTCAACCTTGGGACTCTTCCGGTTGCTATTGGACTATACGGCTTTTGCTTCTCAGGACACGCTGTGTTCCCAAACATCTACACTTCAATGGCAAAACCGAGTCAGTTTCCATTAGTCCTACTAGCAAG TTTTGGTATTTGCACTCTTTTATACCTTGGATCCGCAGTTATGGGATATCTGATGTTCGCCGACTCAACCAAGTCTCAATATACTCTCAACATGCCACAATCGTTGATGGCTACAAAGATTGCTGTCTGGACCACG ATCGTGAACCCATTAACTAA GTATGCATTGACCATGTCTCCCGTAGCGCTGAGTTTGGAGGAACTGCTGCCATCAAATCACAATTCCCGCGTTTATGCCATCTGCATTAGAACCATGCTCGTGATATCTTCCTTGGTTGTGGGCCTCGTGGTTCCATTTTTCG GCCTGGTGATGTCATTGATTGGATCTCTGCTGACAATGCTCATT ACTTTTATACTTCCTTGTGCCTGCTTCCTGAGCATCCTGAGGGGGAAAGTAACCTATTCACAG GGAGCACTTTGCGGCATTATAATCATCATTGGGGTTACATCGTCGGCCTTCGGCACGTATACAGCTCTGTCGAAGATTATCGAGAGCTTGAGAAGCTGA